DNA from Pseudomonas putida:
GACACCGACATTGTTGCTAGGCATGATCGGCACCTCCTGGCTCATGGGCGTGCAGCTGTGGCTGTTCCTCTGGGCACCTCTGCATGGGCGCAGCCTGGAGGTTTCCATGGGCTATTTCCTGCTGCCGCTGGCCATGGTCCTGACCGGGCGACTGGTCTATGGCGAGCGCTTGTCGCGCTTGCAGAAAGTTGCGGTGGCATGCGCTGTTCTGGGCGTGGGGCATGAGCTGTACCAGAACGGCAGCTTTGCCTGGGAAACCTTGGTGGTGACCATCGGCTACCCGATCTACTTCGTCCTGCGTCGGCGCTGCCGCACCGATAACCTGGGCGGTCTGTGGTGCGACATGTGCCTGTTGCTGCCGTGGGCGCTGTACTTCGTGATGCAGGGCCCACTGACCCCTGCCGACCTGGCCGAACATCCGGGTCTCTACGGCTTGATACCGTTGCTCGGTGTGATCAGCGCCTCAGCCCTGATCGCCTACGTGCTGGCCAGCCGCTTGTTGCCGTTCAGCCTGTTCGGGCTGCTCAGCTACGTGGAACCTGTGCTGTTGGTCGGCGTCGCCTTACTGCTGGGCGAGACCATCGGCCCGGACCAGTGGCTGACCTACCTGCCGATCTGGGCCGCAGTGCTGGTGCTGGTGCTTGAAGGTTTCAAGCACCTGCTACGCCAGCGTCGTCGCTCGGTGTAAGGCGAACCTGACGCACCCTGCGTTCCTCCACCGCCATCACCGTCAGCGTCCAGCCATTGAAGGCCAGGCGATCCCCCACCACCGGCAGACGATCCAGCAAACTCATCACCAGACCCGCGAGGGTCTGGTAATCCTCGGTGGCGCGAGCGCTGAAACCAGTCCTTGCCTGCACCTGGCTCAGGTTCAGTGCGCCACTGACGACGAATGCTCCCGCCTCTTCGACAATGCCCGGACCGGTCACTTCACTGGCGTCTGGCAGTTCCCCAGCGATCGATTCGAGGATGTCGGTCATGGTCAGCAAGCCCGTAAAATCACCGAACTCATTGACCACGAAGGCGATGTGCGTCGATTGGGCGCGCATCTGCTCCAGGGCATTGAGAATGCTGAAGCTTTCCAGCAGGTTCAGCGGTGCACGCGCCAGGCGCTCCAGGTCAGGGTGCCCACCCGACAACAACTCCTTGAGCAGCTCCTTTTTGTGCACGAAGCCCAACGGCTCCTCGATCCGCCCATCGCGAATCAGCGGCAGACGTGAATACGGCGAATGGGCCAAAGCCTGGGCGATGGCATCGGCGGGTTGGCCCAGATCGATGGCATCGACCTTCACGCGAACCGTCATTACCGTGCGGATCGGTCGCTCGGCCAGGTTCAGCACGCCACTGATCATCACCCGCTCGCGACGGTCGAAGACCACCTGCTCGCCACTGCCTTCGACCAGGTCGGCGATCTCATCACCCACTTCGTCAGCCTCCACCCGACGCCCGCCCATCAGCCGCAATACGGCATGGGCAGTGCGCTCGCGCAGCGGCCGATGCTGTTGCAAGCTGCGCTTGCGGCGCGCCCGCGCCAACTGGTTGAACAGTTCGATCAGCAACGAAAAGCCAATGGCCGCGTACAAGTAGCCTTTCGGGATGTGGAAGCCCAGGCCCTCGGCAGTCAGGCTGAAGCCGATCATCATCAGGAAGCCCAGGCACAGCATGATCACTGTGGGGTGGGCATTGACGAAGCGAGTCAGCGGCTTGCTGGCGACGATCATGATGCCGATGGAGAAGATCACCGCGATCATCATCACAGACAAATGCTCGACCATGCCCACCGCGGTGATCACCGCGTCCAGAGAAAACACCGCATCCAGCACCACGATCTGCGCCACGATGGGCCAGAACGCCGCATGTCGGGTCGCACCGCTGGCCTGGGCCACATGCCCCTCCAAGCGCTCGTGCAGTTCCATGGTGGCCTTGAACAGCAGGAACACACCACCGAACAGCATGATCAGGTCGCGCCCCGAGAAGCTCTTGCCAAGCACCTCGAACAGCGGCGCAGTCAAGGTGACCATCCAGGAAATACTGGCCAGTAGGCCCAGGCGCATGATCAACGCCAGACTCAGGCCGATGACCCGTGCACGGTCGCGCTGATGGGGTGGCAGCTTGTCGGCCAGGATGGCGATGAACACCAGGTTGTCGATGCCCAGCACCAACTCGAGCACGATAAGCGTGGCAAGGCCCAGCCAGGCCGTAGGATCGGCTAGCCATTCCATTGCGAGGTACTCATACAGGAAGCGTCACAGGGACGAGGGAAGGATGGCCGATACGGCCAGAGACTGGGGGGCTCCGAGAAGGTGCTCATGGTGACCTTGATGGCTAATTGGGATGCTGATCCTACAATCGTTGTGGCTTTTTCTGACAGCACGGAACTATTACAAAAGCTGTAACAGGCCACAGGGGACTTTTCTTCAATACCCTGTCCGCCTCTTGAACCAGGATGGTGTTTCTCTCACTTCAAGGAATGTTTCTCATGAGCCTGTCTCTGTCCATGGCTGCTTTCGCCTTGGCGGCATCCATTTCACCCGGCCCGGTCAACATCGTCGCGTTAGGCAGTGGTGTTCGCCACGGTCTGCGCGCAAGCCTCGGCCATGTCGCCGGGGCGACCCTGGGTTTTTGCCTGTTGCTGGTGCTGGTTGGCCTGGGCCTGCACGAACTGCTGATCCGCTGGCCGCTGCTGGGCCGCTTGCTGCATGGCGGCGGGGTCATGTTCTTGCTGTACATGGCCTGGAAGCTGGCCAGTGACAACGGCCAGTTGACTACTGAGCATCAGGACGGCGCGCCTTCAGCCTGGCATGGCGCGGTCATGCAGTGGCTCAATCCCAAGGCCTGGCTGGCCGCTGTGGCAGGCATTGGTGCCTACACAGGAGGTGAGCAACATTTATTGTGGCTGTTTACGTGGATCTATGGGCCGATCTGCTTTGTCTCGATTGCCAGTTGGGCCTGGGCTGGCAGTGTGATTCGCCAATACCTGGGCAACCCGCGGCATCTGCGGGTGTTCAACCGCGCCTTGGCAGCGCTGTTGCTGGCCAGCGCGCTGTACCTGGCCTTGGGCTGACCCCTACCGGCCCAACCGATAATGCCCGGGAGTCGCCGCCAAGTGCTGCTTGAATGCCCGTTGCAGATGCGCCTGATCGGCAAAGCCCGCCTCCACTGCCACCTCGGCAATCGCCCGGCCCTGACGCAACTGCGCTCGGGCGTGCTGCACGCGCTGGTCCAGCAGGTAGCCATGGGGGGTCAGGCCGAAACGCTGGCCAAAGGCGCGGATCAGGTAGGCCCGCGACAGGCCGACGGCAGCGCAGATGTCCTCGATCGTCAACGGATCAAGCCGATGGGCACGAATGAACGCAGCAGCGGCATCCAGCCGTGGATTAGCCTGTATCGGCAGGAAGGGCGCATCGTCGAGGTAGCCCGGCAACGCCCTGAAAAACGCGCCCAGGCAGGCTTGACGGTCAGTACGCTGATCATCGAACAGTGCGGCAAAGACTTCCAGCAGCCGGCCGTAGAGCACCGGTGAGGTGCTGTACGTCGCCACGGGCAGCTCGAAGCCCTGGGCCTGCAACCACGGCAGATCGACGAACAGCATCAGGTAGGACCAAGGCTCGCCCTTGAGAGGGTTGCAGGTATGCACCACGCCGGGGTTCATCAGCACGGTGGTCCCCGCGCTGACCTCCCTTTGTGTGGTGCCAGTCACATAGGTGCTGCGCCCCCCGGTGATCACGCCAATCGAAAAGCTCTCGTGGGAATGGGGCGCATAGCACACCTGACGCCCATCCCCTACTCGCCGAGCCTCGACGAAGGGCAAAGCCGGATCCCGCCAGAACCGCGACACCTCGATCATCGCTCTGCCCTCATCGCCCCTCCAGGGAAATCAAAACATGATGTGGTACGGCGTATAGGCCCACTCTGATGCCCGCTGCACGGCCCCTGTCTGTGGCTCGAGCAATTGCAGACGCAGCCATTGGTCGATGAATAGATTCGCCGCATGAGCACCTTTTGCATTCTGCCCGAACACGATGCCCACCGAGTAGGGATACAGATTGTTTTCCAAGTAGGCAGTTCTGGCGGCCTTGGTTTTGTAGGCCAAGGCGAAATCATCGCAATCGAACACCTCTGGCTTGTATTTAAAGGACTTGAGGCCTGACTCAACCCAGATGCCATGCGCTTGTTGCGCGGAAATAGCCTCGTAGTACGCATCCACGGACGTCTGATACGTCAGGGTCGTATCGGGCCAGGTCGCTTTGATCAAATCTCTTACCCTGCCAAACGGAATGGACAGCTTGTGCAAAGAGAACCGAATCTCGTGATCGTCGGAGATGTCGCTTTCAGGCATTAGCTTGACCCACCCCCACTTGCCAGCAGGCGCCTGCAGGACCATACGCGTGCCGCCGATTTCACAGCTCAGCGTGAAAGCAAATGTTTGTCGATGGTTGACGATTGTGGTCCCACTTCGCTTTATCCTGAAGCGCAGACGTGGATAGTCCCGCCAAACCTTGAAGCCCGCGAAGACATAATCCCCGTCGGTCGAGTTGCCATCAGC
Protein-coding regions in this window:
- a CDS encoding TerC family protein yields the protein MEWLADPTAWLGLATLIVLELVLGIDNLVFIAILADKLPPHQRDRARVIGLSLALIMRLGLLASISWMVTLTAPLFEVLGKSFSGRDLIMLFGGVFLLFKATMELHERLEGHVAQASGATRHAAFWPIVAQIVVLDAVFSLDAVITAVGMVEHLSVMMIAVIFSIGIMIVASKPLTRFVNAHPTVIMLCLGFLMMIGFSLTAEGLGFHIPKGYLYAAIGFSLLIELFNQLARARRKRSLQQHRPLRERTAHAVLRLMGGRRVEADEVGDEIADLVEGSGEQVVFDRRERVMISGVLNLAERPIRTVMTVRVKVDAIDLGQPADAIAQALAHSPYSRLPLIRDGRIEEPLGFVHKKELLKELLSGGHPDLERLARAPLNLLESFSILNALEQMRAQSTHIAFVVNEFGDFTGLLTMTDILESIAGELPDASEVTGPGIVEEAGAFVVSGALNLSQVQARTGFSARATEDYQTLAGLVMSLLDRLPVVGDRLAFNGWTLTVMAVEERRVRQVRLTPSDDAGVAGA
- a CDS encoding lectin MOA-related protein; this encodes MPIHKLVPNQPHDANSPLVGQVLPRPEPVEPPPEPVTTKPDFTAELTRAMGLKQIKATDRMVLRDQYGRVLCIHAKSDDWGWVYLGEPERYGAELVPLVVHLDPTSQNLSMSAEKKMVGWSFFADGNSTDGDYVFAGFKVWRDYPRLRFRIKRSGTTIVNHRQTFAFTLSCEIGGTRMVLQAPAGKWGWVKLMPESDISDDHEIRFSLHKLSIPFGRVRDLIKATWPDTTLTYQTSVDAYYEAISAQQAHGIWVESGLKSFKYKPEVFDCDDFALAYKTKAARTAYLENNLYPYSVGIVFGQNAKGAHAANLFIDQWLRLQLLEPQTGAVQRASEWAYTPYHIMF
- a CDS encoding LysE family translocator; translation: MSLSLSMAAFALAASISPGPVNIVALGSGVRHGLRASLGHVAGATLGFCLLLVLVGLGLHELLIRWPLLGRLLHGGGVMFLLYMAWKLASDNGQLTTEHQDGAPSAWHGAVMQWLNPKAWLAAVAGIGAYTGGEQHLLWLFTWIYGPICFVSIASWAWAGSVIRQYLGNPRHLRVFNRALAALLLASALYLALG
- the rarD gene encoding EamA family transporter RarD produces the protein MSKGIVSSVMASCLFAVMYFYTSLMAPLDGEEIFGWRTLLTLPCLTLFMLATKDWKLVGALLARVKKTPTLLLGMIGTSWLMGVQLWLFLWAPLHGRSLEVSMGYFLLPLAMVLTGRLVYGERLSRLQKVAVACAVLGVGHELYQNGSFAWETLVVTIGYPIYFVLRRRCRTDNLGGLWCDMCLLLPWALYFVMQGPLTPADLAEHPGLYGLIPLLGVISASALIAYVLASRLLPFSLFGLLSYVEPVLLVGVALLLGETIGPDQWLTYLPIWAAVLVLVLEGFKHLLRQRRRSV
- a CDS encoding AraC family transcriptional regulator gives rise to the protein MIEVSRFWRDPALPFVEARRVGDGRQVCYAPHSHESFSIGVITGGRSTYVTGTTQREVSAGTTVLMNPGVVHTCNPLKGEPWSYLMLFVDLPWLQAQGFELPVATYSTSPVLYGRLLEVFAALFDDQRTDRQACLGAFFRALPGYLDDAPFLPIQANPRLDAAAAFIRAHRLDPLTIEDICAAVGLSRAYLIRAFGQRFGLTPHGYLLDQRVQHARAQLRQGRAIAEVAVEAGFADQAHLQRAFKQHLAATPGHYRLGR